The following are encoded together in the Salvia hispanica cultivar TCC Black 2014 chromosome 6, UniMelb_Shisp_WGS_1.0, whole genome shotgun sequence genome:
- the LOC125191706 gene encoding F-box/kelch-repeat protein At5g15710-like, with the protein MIELGEASEPGSRMLTCRLVRSGSFGEDERFLRQVSYGATGARNTSPLGRLGSRNTSPSRQKVVKTKPRGLDEETVTTFCKSAQPDVHMEDNIWAMLPEDLLNEILARIPPFMIFRLRSVCKRWNSILQDNSFLMFHSQVPSHGPCLLTYWRNPQTPQCSVFSLPLKQWFRIPFNFLPPWAFWLVGSSGGLVCFSGLDGTTFKTLVCNPLTQTWRTLPSLHYNQQRQLIMVVDRKNRLFKVIATSDIYGDKSLPTEVYDSKVDKWSLHQTMPAVNLCSSKMAFCDSRLYLETLSPLGLMMYRLDTGHWEHIPAKFPRSLLDGYLVAGTQKRLFLVGRIGLYSTLQSMRIWELDHTKFVWVEVSRMPPRFFRALLRLSAERFECFGQDNLICFTSWNQGKGLLYDVDKKVWSWIAGCDLQSYNSQVCFYEPRFDSTIH; encoded by the coding sequence ATGATTGAATTGGGGGAGGCATCTGAGCCCGGGTCCAGAATGTTGACTTGCAGATTGGTGAGAAGTGGTTCGTTTGGTGAGGATGAGCGCTTTCTCCGGCAGGTGAGCTACGGGGCAACTGGAGCTAGGAATACTAGTCCTCTTGGCCGATTGGGGTCAAGGAATACAAGCCCTTCTAGGCAGAAAGTCGTTAAGACGAAACCTCGGGGTTTGGATGAAGAAACTGTGACAACGTTTTGTAAATCTGCTCAGCCAGATGTTCACATGGAGGATAACATATGGGCTATGCTGCCAGAGGATTTGTTGAATGAGATTTTGGCTAGAATTCCGCCCTTTATGATATTTAGGCTCCGCTCTGTTTGCAAAAGATGGAACTCGATTTTGCAGGATAATAGCTTTCTGATGTTTCACTCACAGGTGCCATCTCACGGGCCTTGCCTTCTGACTTATTGGAGGAATCCACAGACTCCTCAGTGCTCCGTGTTTAGCTTGCCGTTGAAGCAGTGGTTCAGGAttccatttaattttctacCACCATGGGCGTTCTGGTTGGTTGGCTCTTCTGGGGGTTTGGTGTGTTTCTCGGGATTGGATGGTACGACTTTCAAGACGTTAGTTTGCAATCCATTAACTCAAACTTGGAGGACTTTGCCAAGTTTGCATTATAATCAGCAGAGACAGTTAATTATGGTTGTTGATAGGAAGAATCGATTGTTTAAAGTCATAGCCACTAGTGATATTTATGGGGACAAGTCATTGCCCACTGAAGTATACGACTCAAAGGTAGACAAATGGTCGCTTCACCAAACCATGCCTGCTGTAAACCTATGCTCCTCGAAGATGGCTTTCTGCGACTCAAGATTGTATCTGGAGACCCTTTCACCACTCGGTCTAATGATGTACAGGCTTGATACGGGGCACTGGGAGCACATACCTGCAAAGTTTCCGCGGTCTTTGTTGGATGGATATTTGGTGGCTGGGACTCAGAAACGCCTGTTTCTAGTTGGAAGAATCGGTTTGTATAGTACTCTACAGAGTATGAGGATTTGGGAGCTCGATCATACAAAATTTGTATGGGTTGAGGTCAGTAGGATGCCACCAAGGTTCTTTCGGGCTCTTTTGAGACTCTCAGCAGAGAGATTTGAATGCTTCGGACAGGATAACTTGATATGCTTCACATCTTGGAACCAAGGGAAAGGTCTTCTATATGACGTGGATAAGAAGGTGTGGTCTTGGATTGCTGGATGTGATCTTCAATCCTACAACAGCCAGGTCTGCTTCTACGAGCCCAGATTTGATTCAACGATTCACTGA
- the LOC125195106 gene encoding alpha-1,3-arabinosyltransferase XAT3-like → MTEYRGHSRMKNYSNYRSEVYEFTGDVRLQGSPATIFIGSPINDNIPHEIKPYARKYDPLGMVAISSIQIKAAPPEKLPVCTKTLDVPGILFSTGGYTHNYFHSITDVMIPLFATSQRFNRDVIFLVINHNSSRFTTEHRKTLESLSRHEVVDIDIENRTLCFTNMIVGLKAHPSDLSIDPSPFARLSPRNLTRLLRNTYSLKRDSVSDHNDKR, encoded by the coding sequence ATGACAGAATACAGAGGCCATAGCAGAATGAAGAACTACTCCAACTATAGATCCGAAGTGTACGAATTCACGGGCGACGTACGGTTGCAGGGAAGTCCAGCCACCATTTTCATAGGATCACCGATCAACGACAACATTCCCCACGAAATAAAACCATACGCGAGGAAATACGACCCCCTGGGCATGGTAGCCATCTCTTCTATCCAAATTAAGGCAGCACCCCCCGAAAAACTCCCGGTTTGTACGAAAACCCTGGACGTCCCGGGCATCCTCTTCTCCACAGGAGGATACACGCATAACTACTTCCACAGCATCACCGACGTGATGATCCCGCTCTTCGCCACCTCCCAACGCTTCAACCGCGACGTCATCTTCCTCGTCATCAACCACAATTCTTCTCGCTTCACCACCGAGCACAGAAAAACCCTAGAAAGTCTCTCCAGACACGAAGTGGTCGATATCGATATAGAGAATCGAACTCTTTGCTTCACAAATATGATTGTTGGACTCAAAGCTCATCCATCCGATCTATCCATCGATCCATCCCCATTTGCGAGGCTCTCCCCTCGAAACCTCACTAGGCTTCTACGCAACACCTACTCCTTGAAGAGAGACTCGGTGAGCGATCACAATGACAAGCGATAA
- the LOC125193506 gene encoding transmembrane protein 258, with product MAPSGKPISSPVPDAWYPTLAVLLLAVGLAITAFFFIYEATSSRKNRNLAKELTTGAFASVFLGFGSLFLLLSSGVYV from the exons ATG GCGCCGTCAGGGAAACCGATCTCAAGCCCAGTTCCAGATGCCTGGTACCCCACTCTCGCCGTACTTCTGCTCGCCGTCGGCCTTGCCATCACCGCCTTTTTCTTCAT TTATGAAGCTACTTCCTCTAGGAAAAATCGCAATCTTGCAAAGGAATTGACTACTGGTGCGTTTGCATCAGTTTTCCTG GGTTTTGGATCTCTGTTCTTGCTGCTCTCTTCTGGTGTCTATGTTTGA
- the LOC125193505 gene encoding WD-40 repeat-containing protein MSI4-like codes for MESTPPPTEPRKRGRPKGSTKAKAEKDKDAASAGTTPSRMRGSAGDKRNTAVDEGYAHWKQLVPVLYDWLASHNLVWPSLSCRWGPVLERGTYKTKQRLYLSEQTDHTQPNTLIIANCEVVRPRVAAESHIANFNEDARSPYVKKYKTILHPGEVNRIRELPQNKNIIATHTDCPEVLIWDVEAQPNRHAVLGAADSRPDLVLSGHQDNAEFALAMCPAEPFVLSGGKDKSVVLWSIQDHVSTLASDGTQSAESASSIVKAADNSTVGPRGIFQGHTDTVEDVQFCPSSSQQFCSVGDDSCLILWDARIGSDPVVKVEKAHNADLHCVDWNSHDENYILTGSADNTVCMFDRRNITANGIGSPVHKFAGHKAAVLCVQWSPDKCSVFGSSAEDGLLNIWDYEKVGQKEDTGSKTPGTPAGLFFQHAGHRDKVVDFHWNAHDPWTIVSVSDDGEFSGGGGTLQMWRMTDLLYRPKDEVLSELQKFKDHVIECSKTS; via the exons atggaaagcaCTCCGCCTCCAACCGAGCCCAGGAAGCGCGGCAGGCCGAAGGGATCCACCAAGGCCAAGGCCGAGAAGGACAAAGACGCCGCCTCCGCGGGCACTACTCCCTCTCGAATGAGAGGCTCTGCCGGTGACAAGAGGAACACCGCCGTTGACGAGGGTTACGCCCACTGGAAGCAACTCGTCCCCGTGCTTTATGACTGGCTCGCCTCTCACAATCTAGTCTGGCCCTCTCTCTCCTGCCG CTGGGGTCCTGTTCTAGAGCGAGGAACTTACAAGACCAAACAACGTCTTTACCTGTCTGAACAG ACCGACCATACGCAGCCGAACACCTTGATCATAGCAAATTGTGAGGTTGTCAGGCCACGTGTTGCTGCAGAAAGTCATATAGccaat TTCAATGAAGATGCACGCTCGCCATATGTAAAGAAGTACAAAACTATATTGCATCCAGGAGAG GTGAACAGAATCAGGGAGCTGCCCcagaacaaaaatataatagctACACACACTGATTGTCCTGAA gttCTCATTTGGGATGTTGAGGCGCAACCTAATCGGCATGCTGTTCTTGGGGCTGCAGATTCTCGTCCAGATCTG GTCTTATCTGGACACCAAGACAATGCAGAATTTGCTCTTGCAATGTGCCCAGCCGAACCCTTTGTGCTCTCTGGAG GGAAGGATAAATCTGTTGTGCTGTGGAGTATCCAGGATCATGTTTCGACACTTGCCAGCGATGGAACTCAGTCTGCTGAATCTGCTAGTTCAATTGTAAAGGCTGCTGATAATTCTACAGTTGGTCCACGTGGAATCTTCCAAGGACACACTGATACAGTTGAGGATGTCCAGTTTTGTCCCTCAAG CTCTCAGCAATTTTGTAGTGTTGGAGATGATTCTTGTTTGATACTTTGGGACGCAAGGATTGGAAGCGATCCGGTCGTTAAG GTTGAGAAGGCACACAATGCTGATCTTCATTGCGTAGATTGGAACTCTCACGATGAGAATTATATTCTAACTGG GTCTGCTGATAATACAGTTTGCATGTTTGACCGCCGTAATATAACAGCCAACGGAATAGGATCTCCTGTTCATAAATTTGCAGGTCACAAAGCAGCTGTTCTTTGTGTCCAg TGGTCACCTGACAAATGCTCTGTATTTGGGAGCTCGGCAGAAGATGGCTTGCTAAATATCTGGGACTATGAGAAG GTTGGTCAGAAGGAGGACACAGGGTCGAAAACCCCTGGTACTCCAGCAGGGTTGTTTTTCCAACATGCTGGGCACAG GGATAAGGTTGTTGACTTCCACTGGAATGCTCATGATCCATGGACGATTGTTAGCGTATCTGATGATGGGGAATTCTCCGGTGGGGGTGGTACTCTGCAG ATGTGGCGTATGACTGATCTTCTGTACCGTCCCAAAGATGAAGTTCTGTCCGAGCTTCAGAAATTCAAAGACCATGTGATAGAGTGCTCCAAGACTTCTTGA